The following nucleotide sequence is from Thermodesulfobacteriota bacterium.
GGAGCATCTGCCTGACGATCACCTCTATGTGCTTGTCGTTTATCTTGACGCCCTGGAGCCTGTAAACCTCCTGGACCTCGTCGACCAGGTACTTCGCGAGCTCCTTCACGCCGAGCACCCTCAGGATATCGTGCGGGTTGGCGCTGCCGTCCATAAGCGGCTCTCCGGCCACGACCTGGTCCCCCTCCCTGACGCTTATGTGCTTGCCCTTGGGTATGAGGTACTCCTTGAGCTCGCCGGTCTCGGGCACTATCTCTATCTTCCTCTTGCCCTTGGTGTCCTTGCCGAACGACACGACTCCGTCTATCTCGCTTATAATCGCGCATTCCTTGGGTTTCCTGGCCTCGAAGAGCTCGGCCACCCTGGGGAGTCCGCCGGTTATGTCCTTCGTCTTTGTGGTCTCCCTCGGTATCTTGGCCACTATGTCGCCGGCCTTGACCTTGTCGCCCTCGCCGGAGGTGATTATCGCGCTGAGCGGGAGCATGTAGCGTGCCTCCCTCCTGGTGCCGGAGACCTTGTGGGTCCTGCCCGCCTCGTCCTTTATCGAGACCCTCGGCCGGAGGTCTCCCTCCCTGTAGGCGACCACGACCTTGCTGGAAAGGCCGGTGACCTCATCGAGCTGCTCGCGCATGGTCTTGCCTTCCTCCACGTCCCCGAACTTGACGATACCGCTCGTTTCCGTAAGTATCGGTATGGTGTAGGGGTCCCATTCGGCCAGGGTCGTACCGGAGGTCACGTTCTGGCCCTCGGTCACCTTAAGCCTGGCGCCGTATATGACGGGTGTCCTCTCGCGCTCCCTGCCCTCATCGTCCCGCAGGGCCACCTCGCCGTTACGGTTCATAACGATGGTCTCGCCCTTGGAGTTCACGGCCGTATGGAGGTTCATGAGCTTAATCGCCCCTTCGTGCCTCGCCTCGAGCGTGGTCTGCTCGGCCCTCCTGCTCGCCGTGCCGCCTATGTGGAAGGTCCTCATGGTAAGCTGGGTTCCGGGCTCGCCTATGGACTGGGCCGCTATTACGCCCACGGCCTCGCCCATATCCACCACCTTGCCCCTGGCGAGGTCCCTGCCGTAACACTTAACGCATATCCCCCTCACGCTCCTGCATGTGAGCACGCTCCTTATCTTCACCCTGTCGATACCCGCCTCCTCAATGCGCCCCACCTTCTCCTCGTCTATCTCCTCGTTGGCGGAGACGATAACCTCCTGGCTGAAGGAGTCGACCACGTCCTCCAACGCGACCCTTCCGAGTATCCTCTCGCCTATGGGCTCGATTATCTCGCCGCCCTCGACGAGCGAAGACAGGTAGATGCCGTCGAGCGTGCCGCAGTCTTCATCGACCATTATCGCGTCCTGGGCGACGTCCACGAGCCTCCTGGTAAGGTAGCCGGAGTTGGCGGTCTTAAGCGCGGTGTCGGCCAGACCCTTCCTCGCGCCGTGGGTCGATATGAAGTACTGGAGCACGGTGAGGCCCTCCCTGAAGTTGGCGGTAATGGGGGTCTCTATTATTTCTCCCGACGGCTTGGCCATAAGGCCCCTCATCCCGGCCAACTGGCGTATCTGCTGGGAGGAGCCCCGGGCGCCGGAGTCGGCCATCATGAATATGGGGTTGAAGCTCGGGACCTTCCTCTTATTGCCTTCCTCGTCCTTTACGGTATCCGTGCCGAGTTCCTTGAGCATCTCATCGGCCACCTCCTCGGTCGCCTGGGCCCAGATGTCTATGACCTTGTTGTACCTCTCGCCGTCTGTTATGAGCCCCTCGTTATACTGCCTCTGTATCTCCCTTACCTCGCCGTAAGCCTTATTGAGTAACGCCTCCTTCTTTACGGGTATCTTCATGTCGTCGATGCAGATCGAGACACCCGCCTTGGTGGCGTAGCGGTAACCGAGGTTCTTGAGCCTGTCGGCGAGAATAACGGTCTCCTTGTTCCCGGCCCTCCTGTAGCAGATGTCTATAAGGTCGGCCAGTTGCCTCTTGTCCATTACCCTGTTTATCTCGCTAAAGGCTATGGCAGCGGGCACCACCTCCCTTAAAATGATCCTGCCCACGGTGGTATCGACCAGCTCGCCGTCCACCTTTACCTTTATCTTCGCCTGGTGGTGCAGCTCTCCCGCGTCGAAAGCGGCCCTGACCTCGTCGAAGCCGGAGAGCCTCTTGCCCTCGCCCTTCACGCCGAACCTCTCGCGCGTCAGGTAGTAGAGCCCGAGCACTATGTCCTGGGTGGGCACGATAATCGGCTTTCCGCTCGCGGGAGAAAGGATGTTGTTGGTGGACATCATCAGCACCCTGGCCTCGGCCTGGGACTCGACCGAGAGTGGTACGTGCACGGCCATCTGGTCGCCGTCGAAGTCGGCGTTGAAGGCGGTACACACGAGCGGGTGGAGCTGGATGGCCTTGCCCTCGATAAGGAGCGGCTCGAACGCCTGCACGCCGAGGCGGTGGAGAGTGGGAGCGCGGTTCAAGAGCACCGGGTGCTCCTTTACTACCTCGTCGAGCACGTCCCAGACCTCGGGTCTCTCCTTCTCGAGCATCTTCTTCGCGCTCTTTATGGTCGTCGCGTATCCCCTCTCCTCCAACTTCTGGTAGATGAAGGGCTTGAAGAGCTCGATCGCCATCTTCTTCGGGAGCCCGCACTGGTGAAGCCTCAGGTCGGGCCCTATGACGATGACCGAACGGCCGGAGTAGTCGACACGCTTACCGAGCAGGTTCTGCCTGAACCTGCCGCCCTTGCCCTTTATCATGTCGCTAAGTGACTTGAGCGGCCTTTTGTTCTGGCCGGTTATGACCCTGCCGCGCCTGCCGTTATCGAAGAGCGCATCCACGGCCTCCTGAAGCATCCTCTTCTCGTTCCTTATGATTATCTCGGGACCGTTAAGCTCCATGAGCCTCTTAAGCCGGTTGTTCCTGTTTATCACGCGGCGGTAGAGGTCGTTCAGGTCGCTGGTGGCGAACCTGCCGCCGTCGAGCGGGACGAGCGGTCTTAAGTCCGGCGGCAGGACCGGGATGGTCTCGAGTATCATCCACTCCGGCCTGTTGCCCGAGGAGAGGAAGGCGTCGACCACCTTGAGTTTTTTGACTATCTTCTTTTTCTTGGCCTCGGAGGCGGTCTTGCTCATCCCGTCCCTGAGCTCGGCCGACAGCTTCTCCAGGTCGCACCTCTTGAGCATCTCCCTTATGGCCGAGGCCCCCATGCCGGACACGAAGCTGTCGAGACCGTACTTCTCCATGGCCTGCTGGTACTTCTCCTCGGTTAAGAGCTCCCCCTCGGTGAGGGCGGTATCCCTGGGGTCTATGACGATGTGGTTCTCGTAGTAGAGCACCCGCTCCACCTCTTTGAGCGTCATGTCCAGCACCGCCCCTATCCTCGAGGGGAGACTCCCCATGAACCATATGTGTGCAACCGGGGTGGCGAGCTCTATGTGGCCGAGCCTCTCGCGCCTTACCTTCGAAGGGATTACCTCCACGCCGCACTTCTCGCAGACCACCCCCCTGTGCTTCATCCTCTTATACTTACCGCAGTTGCACTCGAAGTCCTTGACGGGGCCGAATATCTTGGCGCAGAAAAGTCCGTCCCTCTCCGGCTTGAAGGTGCGATAATTTATGGTCTCGGGCTTCTTCACCTCGCCGTGGGACCACTCCCTTATCCTCTCCGGCGAGGCGATGGTAATCCTTATGGCGTTGAAGTCCGTGGGTTTCTTTTGCTTTTCAAATAGGGCCATGAGGCTTTCCACAGTATACCCCCTTGTTTTAAGAACAATGCAACGGAAAACTAAAAAAAAGTGCCTGTATTTCCAGACTCACCGACTCACTGACTTTGTCCTTCGTCCTCCATGAGGTTCACGTCGAGCGCGAGGCTCTGGAGCTCCTTCACCAGCACGCTGAAGGACTCCGGAATGGTCGGCTCCAGCGTATAGTCCCCCCTTACGATAGACTCGTATATCTTGGTCCTGCCCGGGACGTCGTCGGACTTGACGGTGAGGAACTCCTGGAGGCTGTGGGCCGCGCCGTAGGCCTCCATGGCCCAGACCTCCATCTCACCGAGCCTCTGGCCGCCGAACTGGGCCTTCCCGCCGAGCGGCTGCTGGGTGACGAGCGAATACGGGCCCGTACTCCTTGCGTGTATCTTGTCGTCGACCAGGTGGTGGAGCTTCATCATGTACATCTCGCCCACGGTGACCTTCTGGTCGAAGGGCTCGCCGCTCCTGCCGTCACGGAGTACGGTCTGGCCGCTCCGGGACAGCCCCGCGGAAGCCAGCGCCTCCCTGACGTCCTCCTCCGTGGCCCCGTCAAAGACCGGAGAGGCCATGGTTACGCCCCCCCTGAGCCTCCGGGCAACGCCGAGGACCTCCTTATCGGAAAGGCCGTTCATGAACTTGCTGAACTCGAGCGAGCCGTAAATCTTCTTAATCTTATCTCTTATGGTGTTCGGGCTTAGCCCCTTGTCGATCATCTCCCCCACGGACTTGCCGAGCTCCTTCGCCGCCCACCCGAGATGGGTCTCGAGTATCTGCCCCACGTTCATCCTGGAAGGAACGCCCAATGGATTAAGAACGATGTCCACCGGGGTCCCGTCGACCATATACGGCATGTCCTCCTCGGGGAGTATCCTCGATATGACACCCTTGTTGCCGTGGCGCCCGGCCATCTTATCCCCCACCGAGACCTTCCTCTTCATCACGATGTATACCTTGACCATCTTTATGACGCCGGGCGGGAGCTCGTCCCCTCTCTTAAGCCGGTTTATCCTGTCGTTGAAGACGACCTTAATGAGGTCCATCTGCTCGCTCAAGTCGTTCTGTGCCTTGGCTATGTCCTTTTCGGCCTTCTCGTCCCCGGCCGGTATGATCTCGGGCCACCTGGTCTGGGGGATGTCCTCCAGGACGTCGACGGTTATGACCTTGCCCTTGGAAAGGAGCGTGGCCCCCTTCTTGTCCGTAATGCGGGTCTTGGACTTCTTGCCCGTAAGGAGCTTCTTTATACGGTTATAGGTGCTGGCCTTTACTATGTTTATCTCGTCGTCGCGGTCCTTGTGCAGTCTGGCTATCTCCCTATCCTCTATGGACCTCGACCTCTCGTCCTTCTCCGCGCCCTTCCTGGTGAAGACCTTCGCGTCTATCACGACCCCCTCTATGCCCGGCGGCACCCTCAATGAGGTATCCTTCACGTCCTCGGCCTTCTCGCCGAATATAGCCCTCAGGAGCTTTTCCTCGGGAGAGAGCTGGGTCTCCCCCTTGGGGGTTATCTTGCCCGCCAGTATATCGCCGGGGCCGATCTCGGCGCCTACGCGTATGATCCCGCTCTCGTCGAGGTCCTTCAATGCCTCCTCGCCGACGTTGGGGATGTCCCTGGTTATCTCCTCCTTGCCGAGCTTTATGTCTCTTGCGACCACCTCGAACTCTTCTATGTGGAGCGAGGTGAAGACGTCGTCCTTTATAAGCCTCTCGCTTATGAGTATGGAGTCCTCGAAGTTATACCCGCCCCAGGGCATGAAGGCCACGAGCACGTTCCTGCCGAGCGCCAGCTCGCCGTTGTCCGTGGACGGTCCGTCGGCGACCACATGGCCCTTTCCGACTTTATCCCCCTTGGAGACGATGGGCTTGTGGTTCAGGCACGTGTTCTGGTTCGACCGCCTGAACTTGGTGAGGTTGTAGATATCGACCCCGCCGACGTCATTTTTGATAACGACCCTGGCCGCGTCAACGCTCTCCACCGTCCCGGCGTTCCTGGCCACCACGGTAACCCCCGAGTCCCTGGCCACGACACTCTCCATGCCTGTGCCTACGACCGGGGCCTCGGTCTTTACGAGAGGGACCGCCTGACGCTGCATGTTGCTTCCCATAAGCGCCCTGTTGGCGTCGTCGTTCTCCAAAAACGGAATGAGAGAGGCCGCGATACTCACAAGCTGGTTCGGCGAGACGTCCATCAGCGTCACCTCGCCCGGCTTGGCCATGATGAAGTCCCCACCCTTCCTGGCGGAGACGAACTCCCCGGTGAAGCATCCGTCCTTATCCAGCGGCGCGTTGGCCTGGGCTATCACGCGGTCCTGTTCGTCCAGCGCCGAAAGGCAGTTTATCCTGTCGGTGACCTTACCCTCCGCCACCTGCCTGTAGGGCGTCTCTATGAAGCCGTACTCGTTTACCCTGGCGTAGGTGCTGAGCGAGACGATAAGCCCGATATTCGGCCCTTCGGGCGTCTCTATGGGACAGATCCTGCCGTAGTGCGTGGCGTGAACGTCCCTCACCTCGAACCCGGCCCTCTCCCGGGTAAGCCCCCCGGTGCCGAGTGCTGAGAGTCTCCTCTTATGCGTGACCTCGGAAAGAGGGTTGGTCTGGTCCATGAACTGAGAGAGCTGGCTCGAGCCGAAGAACTCCTTTATGACCGCGGTAACGGGCTTTGGGTTTATGAGGTCGTGAGGCATGAGCGTCTCCAACTCCCCCATGCTCATCCTCTCCTTCACCGCCCTCTCCATCCTCAGGAGCCCTATCCGGTACTGGTTCTCTATAAGCTCCCCCACCGAGCGGACCCTGCGGTTGCCGAGGTGGTCGATGTCGTCCACCATGCCATGACCGTTCTTGAGCCCTATCAGGTAGCGGACCACCTCTATGATGTCCTCTTTCCTCAAAGTGGTGCTGTCGAGAGGGACTTCCACTCCGAGCTTGCGGTTCAGCTTGAGCCTCCCGACCTTCGAGAGGTCGTACCTGTCCGGGGAGAAGAAGAGGTTCTGGAAGTAATGGTTCACGGTCTCCACCGTGGGAGGGTCGCCGGGCTTCAACCTCTTGTATATCTCCACCCTCGCGTTCATCGTCATGTTGGTGATGGGGTCGTCGGGGTTTATCTTGCGGTACTCGGCTACGGACTTCATTTCCTCGTTGCCCGTGCGGTCGCCGAGGAGCGTATCCCTGAAAAAGTCTCCCATGGCCTCTATGAAGAGCAGCTTGAACCTCTCTATGCCGCGCCTGGATATGTCGTCGAGCACCTCGCGCGTAAGGGTCTGGTTGCACTCGAGCACCACCTCGCCCGTTTTGGGGTCCACTATGTCGTTGGAGGCTATCCTGCCGACTATGTCGTCGACCTCGACGGGTATATACTTTATCTTCGCGGCCACGAGCTTCTTTACGGCCACGCGGGTGAACTTCCTTTCCTTTTTGACTATAATCTCGCCGGTCTTCGGGTCCTTGATGTCGCGGCTCGCCTTCTGCCCGACTATATACTCGGGCTCCACGCTCTTAAGTATCTTCCTCCCCTCGACCACCACCTCCTCGCTCGGATAGAAGTAGTTAAGCAGTTCCTCGACGGAATATCCGAGGGCCTTCAGGAGGACCGTGGCGAGCATCTTCCGGCGTTTGTCTATCCTGACGTAGAGCAGTTCCTTCTGGTCGAACTCGAAGTCCAGCCAGGAGCCGTGGTATGGTATGACCCTCGCGGTGTACTGGATCTTGCCGGTATAACCCTTCCCCTTATCGTGCTCGAAGAATACCCCGG
It contains:
- the rpoC gene encoding DNA-directed RNA polymerase subunit beta', which translates into the protein MESLMALFEKQKKPTDFNAIRITIASPERIREWSHGEVKKPETINYRTFKPERDGLFCAKIFGPVKDFECNCGKYKRMKHRGVVCEKCGVEVIPSKVRRERLGHIELATPVAHIWFMGSLPSRIGAVLDMTLKEVERVLYYENHIVIDPRDTALTEGELLTEEKYQQAMEKYGLDSFVSGMGASAIREMLKRCDLEKLSAELRDGMSKTASEAKKKKIVKKLKVVDAFLSSGNRPEWMILETIPVLPPDLRPLVPLDGGRFATSDLNDLYRRVINRNNRLKRLMELNGPEIIIRNEKRMLQEAVDALFDNGRRGRVITGQNKRPLKSLSDMIKGKGGRFRQNLLGKRVDYSGRSVIVIGPDLRLHQCGLPKKMAIELFKPFIYQKLEERGYATTIKSAKKMLEKERPEVWDVLDEVVKEHPVLLNRAPTLHRLGVQAFEPLLIEGKAIQLHPLVCTAFNADFDGDQMAVHVPLSVESQAEARVLMMSTNNILSPASGKPIIVPTQDIVLGLYYLTRERFGVKGEGKRLSGFDEVRAAFDAGELHHQAKIKVKVDGELVDTTVGRIILREVVPAAIAFSEINRVMDKRQLADLIDICYRRAGNKETVILADRLKNLGYRYATKAGVSICIDDMKIPVKKEALLNKAYGEVREIQRQYNEGLITDGERYNKVIDIWAQATEEVADEMLKELGTDTVKDEEGNKRKVPSFNPIFMMADSGARGSSQQIRQLAGMRGLMAKPSGEIIETPITANFREGLTVLQYFISTHGARKGLADTALKTANSGYLTRRLVDVAQDAIMVDEDCGTLDGIYLSSLVEGGEIIEPIGERILGRVALEDVVDSFSQEVIVSANEEIDEEKVGRIEEAGIDRVKIRSVLTCRSVRGICVKCYGRDLARGKVVDMGEAVGVIAAQSIGEPGTQLTMRTFHIGGTASRRAEQTTLEARHEGAIKLMNLHTAVNSKGETIVMNRNGEVALRDDEGRERERTPVIYGARLKVTEGQNVTSGTTLAEWDPYTIPILTETSGIVKFGDVEEGKTMREQLDEVTGLSSKVVVAYREGDLRPRVSIKDEAGRTHKVSGTRREARYMLPLSAIITSGEGDKVKAGDIVAKIPRETTKTKDITGGLPRVAELFEARKPKECAIISEIDGVVSFGKDTKGKRKIEIVPETGELKEYLIPKGKHISVREGDQVVAGEPLMDGSANPHDILRVLGVKELAKYLVDEVQEVYRLQGVKINDKHIEVIVRQMLQRVNIKDSGDTKLLVGEQIERYLFEEENERILAKGKMPAVAEPLLQGITKASLSTESFISAASFQETTKVLTGAAVEGKIDRLRGLKENVIMGRLIPAGTGFRDYKGVVARFDDEEEEEAREPERVERAAKVEEKVEGVAITP
- the rpoB gene encoding DNA-directed RNA polymerase subunit beta; translation: MAFSLSGINLRKDYSRIGKVVDIPNLIEVQEKSFAEFLQLDAKPGEVKDTGIQGIFKGVFPIKDFSSTASLEFVSYTLLDPKYTVSECHQKGMTYAAPIKIMVRLIMWDKDQETGAQTIRDIKEQEVYFGEIPLMTGNGSFVINGTERVVVSQLHRSPGVFFEHDKGKGYTGKIQYTARVIPYHGSWLDFEFDQKELLYVRIDKRRKMLATVLLKALGYSVEELLNYFYPSEEVVVEGRKILKSVEPEYIVGQKASRDIKDPKTGEIIVKKERKFTRVAVKKLVAAKIKYIPVEVDDIVGRIASNDIVDPKTGEVVLECNQTLTREVLDDISRRGIERFKLLFIEAMGDFFRDTLLGDRTGNEEMKSVAEYRKINPDDPITNMTMNARVEIYKRLKPGDPPTVETVNHYFQNLFFSPDRYDLSKVGRLKLNRKLGVEVPLDSTTLRKEDIIEVVRYLIGLKNGHGMVDDIDHLGNRRVRSVGELIENQYRIGLLRMERAVKERMSMGELETLMPHDLINPKPVTAVIKEFFGSSQLSQFMDQTNPLSEVTHKRRLSALGTGGLTRERAGFEVRDVHATHYGRICPIETPEGPNIGLIVSLSTYARVNEYGFIETPYRQVAEGKVTDRINCLSALDEQDRVIAQANAPLDKDGCFTGEFVSARKGGDFIMAKPGEVTLMDVSPNQLVSIAASLIPFLENDDANRALMGSNMQRQAVPLVKTEAPVVGTGMESVVARDSGVTVVARNAGTVESVDAARVVIKNDVGGVDIYNLTKFRRSNQNTCLNHKPIVSKGDKVGKGHVVADGPSTDNGELALGRNVLVAFMPWGGYNFEDSILISERLIKDDVFTSLHIEEFEVVARDIKLGKEEITRDIPNVGEEALKDLDESGIIRVGAEIGPGDILAGKITPKGETQLSPEEKLLRAIFGEKAEDVKDTSLRVPPGIEGVVIDAKVFTRKGAEKDERSRSIEDREIARLHKDRDDEINIVKASTYNRIKKLLTGKKSKTRITDKKGATLLSKGKVITVDVLEDIPQTRWPEIIPAGDEKAEKDIAKAQNDLSEQMDLIKVVFNDRINRLKRGDELPPGVIKMVKVYIVMKRKVSVGDKMAGRHGNKGVISRILPEEDMPYMVDGTPVDIVLNPLGVPSRMNVGQILETHLGWAAKELGKSVGEMIDKGLSPNTIRDKIKKIYGSLEFSKFMNGLSDKEVLGVARRLRGGVTMASPVFDGATEEDVREALASAGLSRSGQTVLRDGRSGEPFDQKVTVGEMYMMKLHHLVDDKIHARSTGPYSLVTQQPLGGKAQFGGQRLGEMEVWAMEAYGAAHSLQEFLTVKSDDVPGRTKIYESIVRGDYTLEPTIPESFSVLVKELQSLALDVNLMEDEGQSQ